The sequence below is a genomic window from Flavobacterium sediminilitoris.
AGCAATTTGATATTCTCCAACTCCAATATTATTAGATTCTTGATTGTTAAAAAAGAAAAACTGCTTTCCATAGCCTTGAAGATTTCGTTTTGCTTTCAACATAATAAAATCTAAATACCCATTTGAAGATGGAACACCTCCATTATTATATTTCAAACCAATAGAAACACTTGAAGAAACTGCATTAAAATTAGCATTTAAAATATTTTCATAACCTAATGCTCCTCCAGTAGCTATTTGAAAAGGGACATTACCCAAAACTTGGTTATTCGCTTTTACACTAAAAGAAGCAGATCCAAATGATTTAGAAGCCAAATTAACCTTAATTGCAACTGGAACACTTACATCTATATTAGGAATTTCAAAATCAAAAACTTGATCATCATCAATATTAAACTGTTCTCCAAACCACCTTCTTCCTACTTTCCCAACATTAACCAAGTCTCTTTCATGAATAATTATATCATCAAATTTTGAGAAACTAAAATCGGGAGCACCAACAGGCTCTAATGCATTCTGAATTCTTTTTCCTTGACCACCTGAAGAAGTTACATAATAATAGGATTTATCAGCAAATAAATTATTTTTAGTCAAACTTTCTTTATTCCATGTATCAACCCCTTCAGCATAAAACAATATATAATCTGAATCATTAAAAACACCATCATCTTCTCCTATAAATTGAATAGCATTTTCTTCCAAATCTATTGGATATGACGCACTATTCAACAAAGGTAACATTCTTCCTCCATTACCATAAATCTTAATGTTTCTTGGATCAACATTAACATCAAGCCCTAGACTTTGTAAAAACGTTTTAGAAACTATATAGACTCCTGATTTTTCTACATAAAAACGATACCAATTCCCAGAAGAAAGTACCGAATTTTCAACACTTTGCACACCAAAAAGACTATTACCCCCTTTATTTAAATTAGAATTCTTAAAATTATAGCTATAAGACAATGAAGTTATTTTCTTATAATCATTCCCTTCCTTTATTATAGGTGAAAAACTGAATAAAGACACATATTGGCCTCTTGCAATAACAGATTCAATTTCAGCTTTTATTGAAGTTGGTATTTTATTTTTATCAAGATTTAAAAGTTCTTCTTCTGAAATAGATTTATAACTTATATTTGAAATTTGTAAAGAACTTTCATCAATTAAACTCGTAACAAACTCTTCTTTTTTATACAAAAGAGACCTTGAAGCAACATTTAAATTATAAAATTCTCCCTTAAAACTTGGATATTTAACAGTAAAATCCTGCTCGTCAAACGAAACACTTCCTTCCCATTGAATAGCTATAGTTTGCTGATTCTGAGAAAAAACAAATAATCCAAGTAAAAGAAATATAAATACAGTTATTTTTTTCATTATGTATAAAACGTAATATATTTTTTAATATTACAAATAGAAAAAAATATTTATCATATTCCTATTATTTATAATAAAAAATAAATTTATACGTTAGCATATAGACAGTTTTAACAAAAAATTAATTTTTTTTTACATTTTTTTAAAAACATGTTGCAATTTAACACATAATTGCTATCTTGCGACTCAAATTTATACACCTACTAGAGTATGAAAATTAAGAAAATTATGACAATGAAAGCTTTATTGATATTATCAATAGCTATAGGTTTTACCAGTTGTAGCAAAAGTTCTGGGACTAAAGGTGGTTCTAGAGCAACTGGATGGAAAATCAATGACAAGAATGGTGGATTTCAACACAATTCTAAATTCTCAAAACAAGAAACTCCTCCAGGAATGGTTCCTGTAGAAGGAGGAACTTTTACAATGGGAAAAGTACAGGATGATGTAATGCATGATTGGAACAATGCTCCTAGTCAACAGCATGTGCAATCATTTTTCATGGATGAAACCGAAGTGACTAATTTAATGTACACAGAATATTTATTCTGGTTAAAAACGGTTTTCCCTCCAACAGAAGAAAATTACAAGAATATATACACAGGTGCAATTCCTGATACATTAGTATGGAGAAATCGTTTAGGTTATAACGAAACCATGACTAATAACTACTTAAGACACCCTGCTTATTCAGAATACCCAGTAGTAGGTGTTAATTGGATACAAGCTGTAGAGTTTAGTAAGTGGAGAACAGACCGCGTTAATGAAAATATCTTAGAAAAAAATGGATATTTGAAAAAAGACGCAAAAATCAAATTAGGTACAGATGTAACTGCTGAGTCTTCATTCAACACTGAAACATATCTTGCTGCACCAAGACAAACTTTTGGTGGAAACGAAGACATTGTTTACAAAAGAGAAATGAATGGTGGTAAAAAAGAAGTAGCTGACACAGCTAAAAATGTATATGCTCAAAGAAATTCTGGCTTAATATTACCTGAATACAGACTTCCAACAGAAGCTGAATGGGAATATGCAGCAATCGCACTAGTAGGAAGTAGAGAATTCAACATATACAAAGGACAAAAGAAATATCCTTGGAGTGGGCAATATACTCGTTCAGGAAAAAGACAATTTAGAGGTGATCAATTAGCAAACTTTAAGCAAGGAAAAGGAGACTACGGAGGAATTGCTGGATGGAGTGATGATGGTGCTGATATTACTAATAAAGTAAAAAGTTACCCGCCAAATGATTTTGGTTTATATGACATGGCTGGAAACGTAGCAGAATGGGTTGCTGATGTTTACAGACCAATGGTAGACGATGAAGCAAATGACTTCAACTACTATAGAGGAAATGTTTATATGAAAAACAAAATTGGTGAAGATGGATCTACAGAAATCGTAACTGCTGATAATATTACCTATGACACTTTAAGTAATGGTAGAATTATGGCTAGAAATTTACCAGGACAACTTGCACAAG
It includes:
- the gldJ gene encoding gliding motility lipoprotein GldJ, with the translated sequence MKIKKIMTMKALLILSIAIGFTSCSKSSGTKGGSRATGWKINDKNGGFQHNSKFSKQETPPGMVPVEGGTFTMGKVQDDVMHDWNNAPSQQHVQSFFMDETEVTNLMYTEYLFWLKTVFPPTEENYKNIYTGAIPDTLVWRNRLGYNETMTNNYLRHPAYSEYPVVGVNWIQAVEFSKWRTDRVNENILEKNGYLKKDAKIKLGTDVTAESSFNTETYLAAPRQTFGGNEDIVYKREMNGGKKEVADTAKNVYAQRNSGLILPEYRLPTEAEWEYAAIALVGSREFNIYKGQKKYPWSGQYTRSGKRQFRGDQLANFKQGKGDYGGIAGWSDDGADITNKVKSYPPNDFGLYDMAGNVAEWVADVYRPMVDDEANDFNYYRGNVYMKNKIGEDGSTEIVTADNITYDTLSNGRIMARNLPGQLAQVPVDDNETYLRQNFSTSDNRNYRDGDKPSTRYFNFNTSDEEEGEKKDDKTRMYESPKHSISVDSAGQIIKKYDKSDKRTTLVNDDVRVYKGGSWRDRAYWLDPASRRYFPQDMATDYIGFRNAMSKVGPKSNKKTPRGNPKF